One window of the Bacteroidales bacterium genome contains the following:
- a CDS encoding response regulator — protein sequence MNNSMSLENLILVIDDEVQIRRLLEITLNADGYKVKEATTGKDGLIAAVTYSPSLIILDLGLPDEDGSIVLKRLREWYKNPIIILSVRNSEDDIINALDNGANDYLTKPFRTGELRARIRSAFRLIKIETENNPILTFQSLIIDLTNHSVKKNNELLKFTTTEFSLLALLAKNAGKVLTHQYILKEVWGYGYIDQTQYLRVFVAQLRKKIEDDPAKPKFILTESGIGYRFSELL from the coding sequence ATGAATAATTCTATGAGTCTCGAAAATTTAATATTGGTTATTGACGATGAAGTTCAGATTAGGCGTCTACTTGAGATTACCTTAAATGCGGACGGGTATAAGGTGAAAGAAGCAACAACTGGGAAGGATGGCTTAATTGCAGCTGTTACCTATAGCCCTTCGCTTATCATTCTTGATTTAGGCCTGCCCGATGAGGACGGAAGTATTGTTTTGAAACGGTTACGGGAATGGTATAAAAACCCAATTATTATTCTCTCAGTCAGAAATTCAGAGGATGATATTATTAATGCGCTGGACAATGGTGCAAACGATTATCTTACAAAACCATTCCGAACAGGAGAGTTACGAGCCAGAATAAGATCCGCCTTTCGATTGATTAAAATTGAAACGGAGAATAATCCGATACTCACATTCCAATCTTTAATTATTGATTTAACAAATCATTCGGTAAAGAAGAATAACGAATTGTTAAAATTCACAACCACAGAGTTCTCTCTTCTGGCACTACTCGCTAAAAATGCTGGGAAAGTTTTAACTCACCAGTATATACTAAAAGAGGTTTGGGGTTATGGTTATATCGATCAAACCCAGTATTTACGAGTATTCGTAGCACAACTTCGTAAAAAAATTGAGGATGACCCTGCTAAACCGAAATTCATCCTAACCGAATCGGGGATTGGGTATAGGTTTAGCGAACTACTTTGA
- a CDS encoding inorganic phosphate transporter, with amino-acid sequence MTLLYVVIAFVLIFDFINGFHDSANSIATVVSTKVLSPFSAVLLASFFNFVAFLVFPLKVATTMGKGVVNPDVISLTVIAAALVAAISWNLVTWWWGFPSSSSHTLVGGLVGAAVAKAGFGSVVIGGVLKIVAFIVIAPLLGMIISFLISALVLYLSRNYTPFTVDKHFRRLQLLSAAAFSLGHGGNDAQKSMGIIWVALLVAGQVTKETPIALWIVLSCQAAIAFGTLFGGWRIVKTMGQRITKLKPFEGFCAESAGALTLFGATHFGIPVSTTHTITGAIIGAGARKGVSAVKWGVTTKIFWAWILTIPISAVVSALVYYLLVWFQ; translated from the coding sequence ATGACCCTTTTGTATGTTGTAATCGCCTTTGTGCTAATCTTTGATTTTATCAATGGATTCCACGATTCAGCTAACTCAATAGCCACTGTTGTATCAACAAAAGTTTTATCACCTTTTTCAGCCGTTTTGTTAGCCTCATTTTTCAATTTTGTAGCTTTTCTTGTTTTCCCTTTAAAAGTAGCAACAACAATGGGCAAAGGGGTTGTAAACCCAGATGTAATCAGTTTAACAGTTATTGCAGCTGCATTAGTTGCAGCTATTTCATGGAATTTAGTAACATGGTGGTGGGGATTCCCATCCAGCTCATCGCATACACTAGTTGGTGGTCTTGTTGGTGCTGCAGTTGCAAAAGCAGGATTTGGCTCAGTTGTTATAGGCGGTGTTCTTAAAATCGTTGCATTTATTGTTATTGCACCATTACTTGGAATGATTATCTCTTTTCTAATATCTGCTTTAGTTCTTTATCTGAGTAGAAACTATACACCATTTACGGTTGATAAGCACTTTCGACGATTGCAACTTCTTTCAGCTGCTGCTTTTAGCTTAGGTCATGGTGGAAATGATGCTCAAAAATCTATGGGTATTATTTGGGTTGCTCTACTTGTTGCTGGTCAGGTAACAAAAGAAACGCCAATAGCTTTATGGATAGTACTATCCTGTCAGGCAGCAATTGCTTTCGGAACCCTGTTTGGAGGATGGCGAATTGTAAAAACAATGGGACAAAGAATAACCAAGCTAAAACCATTTGAAGGGTTTTGTGCTGAAAGTGCAGGTGCATTAACTCTTTTTGGTGCAACCCATTTTGGAATACCTGTAAGTACTACCCATACCATAACAGGAGCAATTATAGGAGCTGGTGCTAGAAAAGGGGTTTCTGCTGTGAAATGGGGCGTTACAACTAAAATATTCTGGGCTTGGATTCTCACAATTCCAATTTCAGCTGTAGTAAGCGCATTGGTTTACTACCTACTTGTTTGGTTTCAGTAA
- a CDS encoding YebC/PmpR family DNA-binding transcriptional regulator, giving the protein MSGHNKWSTIKRKKGAIDSKRSKIFSRITKEITIAVKEGGADPEGNARLRLAINNAKGANMPKDNMMRAIHKAEKDPDNFHELTFEGYGPGGVAIFLECLTDNNNRTVSAVRSVFSKRGGTLGTNGSLAFLFDRQGIFTILKDKINLEDVELDLIDAGAENIELNDDTYTVSTAMEDFGKMNKKLEELKIEVENASLQRVPNDYKSTDKSTALRVLRLIDEFEENEDVQSAYHNLEITDEIMADMESSE; this is encoded by the coding sequence ATGTCAGGACATAATAAATGGTCGACCATTAAGAGAAAAAAAGGAGCAATTGACTCAAAACGCTCAAAAATCTTCTCAAGAATTACAAAAGAAATTACGATTGCAGTAAAAGAGGGTGGTGCTGATCCTGAAGGAAATGCTAGGCTCCGTTTGGCAATAAACAACGCTAAAGGCGCAAATATGCCAAAGGATAACATGATGCGAGCCATTCATAAAGCCGAAAAAGATCCTGATAATTTTCATGAGTTAACATTTGAGGGTTATGGTCCTGGTGGAGTAGCTATTTTTCTTGAATGCTTGACCGATAATAATAACAGAACTGTTAGCGCTGTCCGTTCTGTCTTCTCAAAAAGAGGAGGAACCCTTGGAACTAATGGCTCATTAGCTTTTTTATTCGATAGACAAGGAATCTTCACCATTCTAAAGGACAAAATTAATTTGGAAGATGTGGAGCTCGATTTAATTGATGCTGGAGCGGAAAACATCGAATTAAACGATGACACCTACACGGTTTCCACAGCAATGGAGGACTTTGGGAAGATGAATAAGAAATTGGAAGAGCTAAAAATTGAAGTTGAAAACGCTTCCCTACAAAGAGTTCCAAACGATTATAAAAGCACCGATAAATCAACAGCGCTTAGAGTTTTAAGGCTGATTGATGAGTTTGAGGAGAATGAGGATGTTCAAAGTGCCTACCATAATCTAGAAATTACCGATGAGATTATGGCTGATATGGAAAGTAGCGAGTAA
- the glpK gene encoding glycerol kinase GlpK, with amino-acid sequence MTPDFILSLDQGTSSSRAVIFDRFQQPLGMEQVEFTQHYPSPGWVEHNPEEIWETQIRVARHLLKKLKIKPDRIAAIAIANQRETTVVWDRETGRPIHNAIVWQDRRTADICEWLRSQGLEEYIKSATGLVIDSYFSGTKLSWILKNIPGALKLAQEGRLAFGTIDSWLLWKLTGGKVHATDSTNASRTMLFNISTLKWDEKLLNALNIPASVLPNVLPSSGLFGRTAKDIFDGYSIPIAGIAGDQQSALFGQKCFDAGDAKNTYGTGCFMLMNTGIKPVISNSGLLTTIAWQIGNEVNYALEGSVFIAGAAIKWLRDGLKIIKNASDTEEIALSVIDSQGVYIVPAFTGLGAPYWDMYARGAIFGLTQGVTDKHLVRATLESLAYQTRDIIGLMEIDSGIKLKSLKADGGASANNFLMQFQSDILNVDVVCPPFPEATAFGAALLAGLAIGFYQQNDIKSIIPGSKSYQPKMGEHQRDELYRGWLKAADRTKNWVKEK; translated from the coding sequence ATGACACCAGATTTTATTCTTTCTCTAGATCAAGGAACATCAAGCTCACGAGCAGTAATCTTTGATCGATTCCAGCAGCCATTGGGAATGGAACAGGTTGAATTCACTCAGCACTACCCATCTCCTGGTTGGGTGGAACATAACCCCGAGGAAATATGGGAAACACAGATTCGGGTTGCAAGACATCTTCTTAAGAAATTAAAAATAAAACCCGATAGAATAGCAGCCATTGCCATTGCCAACCAGCGAGAAACAACTGTTGTTTGGGATCGTGAAACAGGCCGACCCATCCATAATGCAATTGTTTGGCAGGATAGACGTACCGCAGATATTTGCGAATGGCTTAGAAGTCAAGGATTAGAGGAGTATATTAAATCGGCCACAGGATTGGTAATAGATTCCTACTTTTCAGGAACAAAGTTAAGTTGGATTCTTAAAAATATTCCAGGAGCACTTAAACTTGCGCAAGAGGGACGATTGGCCTTTGGTACAATCGATTCGTGGTTGCTTTGGAAGTTAACTGGTGGCAAAGTACATGCAACCGACTCAACAAATGCATCGCGAACCATGCTTTTTAATATTTCCACCCTTAAATGGGATGAGAAATTACTTAATGCACTGAATATCCCTGCAAGTGTTCTGCCCAATGTTTTGCCCTCCTCTGGGCTATTTGGGCGTACGGCTAAAGATATTTTTGATGGTTATTCAATTCCCATAGCTGGCATTGCTGGCGATCAACAATCAGCACTTTTTGGTCAAAAATGCTTTGATGCAGGAGATGCAAAAAATACCTATGGCACAGGCTGTTTTATGCTAATGAATACGGGGATAAAGCCCGTGATATCAAACTCAGGATTACTTACAACCATTGCTTGGCAAATTGGAAACGAGGTAAACTATGCCCTTGAAGGAAGCGTTTTTATTGCTGGTGCAGCAATTAAATGGTTGCGCGATGGGTTAAAGATTATTAAAAACGCATCGGACACCGAGGAGATTGCACTCTCAGTTATTGATAGCCAAGGAGTTTATATAGTACCCGCCTTTACTGGGCTTGGTGCGCCCTACTGGGATATGTATGCTAGGGGTGCTATTTTTGGTTTAACACAGGGAGTAACCGATAAACATTTAGTTAGAGCAACTCTGGAATCATTAGCCTACCAAACTCGCGATATTATTGGATTAATGGAAATTGACTCAGGAATAAAACTCAAAAGTTTAAAGGCTGATGGAGGAGCATCTGCAAATAACTTCCTAATGCAATTTCAATCAGATATCTTAAATGTAGATGTTGTTTGCCCACCATTCCCTGAGGCAACTGCTTTTGGAGCAGCACTTCTTGCCGGATTAGCCATTGGATTTTATCAACAAAATGATATAAAATCAATAATTCCAGGAAGCAAAAGCTACCAACCAAAAATGGGTGAACATCAAAGGGACGAACTCTATCGGGGATGGCTTAAAGCTGCTGATAGAACGAAAAACTGGGTAAAGGAGAAGTAG
- a CDS encoding sensor histidine kinase KdpD: MNLDENRPDPDELLASLKLEEEKSKRGKLKIFFGMCAGVGKTFTMLQSAHTDKTKGIDIVIGYIESHSRPETNELIKGLEQIPRKKYEYKGSSLEEVDIDAIVTRKPHVVLIDEFAHTNAPGSRHLKRYQDVIEILDSGIDVYTTVNVQHIESRSDTVAQITGITIRETLPDEVFESADDIELVDITPDELLQRFSEGKVYAPERSREAIQNFFRKGNITALREMALRIVADRVDKQLRQYMQRKRIPGPWKSGLHLMAVIGPSPESAKLIRWAKNLSSTMGATLLALYVETPIKLTTTQQDQLTKNINLAKQLGTEFTTTSGDDIVKAILNVAQKENISHIVIGKPRHRTLYSMLVLGNFVNKLIRHSGNIDVYVMGSNAPQDSQYMKYIGFPAFTSNFSQYFLAGLITIITALAFFPFRELVAYQIVAFTLLFIVSILSIFMGIGPILLSATLSALLWDYFFIPPSFTLHIGKPEDVLMLVMYFLIALLNGVLTARVRNQQRLTREREERTNALYNLTKGLSFASGTDEVVKVSADGINKFFGFNSAIILQEGINELNPNIVNKTDLKFSTSELSIASWAFHNLKKAGKYTDTLPSTDFTFYPLNTNRMHLGVVAVKHVKAFNADEEVFWDTFKTQISNALEREFLNDLARRASILNESDKLYKTLFNSISHELRIPVATIMGASDSLLTVNHDEQTHKSLCNEIFTASERLNRLIENLLNMSRLESGRISPRLDWHDVNDLVNKVTENLKTELQNFKLEVVIPDNMPLVKIDFGLIEQVIHNLLFNATQYSPHKTTIRIKIYYDKPNLIILVMDRGLGFPKNAIPFVFDKFYRVDGTKSGGTGLGLSIVKGFVEAHNGTVKIENRQNGGSKITIKIPTGIPDLGLIKDE; the protein is encoded by the coding sequence AATCGCATAGTCGCCCTGAAACCAATGAACTGATTAAAGGATTGGAGCAGATCCCTCGCAAAAAATACGAGTATAAGGGCTCTTCACTTGAAGAGGTTGATATTGATGCAATTGTTACTCGAAAACCACATGTTGTACTTATCGATGAATTTGCGCATACCAATGCTCCAGGGAGTCGCCATTTGAAACGATATCAGGATGTAATAGAGATTCTGGATAGTGGAATTGATGTGTATACAACCGTAAACGTTCAGCATATCGAAAGCCGTTCCGACACGGTTGCCCAGATAACGGGCATCACCATTCGCGAAACATTACCCGATGAGGTTTTTGAGAGTGCCGATGATATTGAACTTGTTGATATCACTCCCGATGAGCTCTTGCAACGCTTTTCGGAAGGCAAAGTATATGCCCCGGAACGCTCCAGAGAGGCGATTCAGAACTTTTTTCGTAAAGGAAATATTACTGCTCTTCGCGAAATGGCTCTGCGTATTGTAGCAGATAGGGTCGATAAGCAACTTCGCCAGTATATGCAGAGGAAGCGTATTCCAGGCCCTTGGAAATCGGGGTTACATCTAATGGCAGTGATTGGCCCTAGCCCTGAATCGGCAAAGCTAATTCGGTGGGCAAAAAATCTATCATCAACAATGGGAGCAACGTTGTTGGCTTTATATGTTGAAACACCAATAAAACTAACAACTACCCAGCAAGATCAGCTCACAAAAAACATCAATCTTGCTAAACAGCTAGGCACCGAATTCACAACAACATCAGGCGATGACATCGTGAAGGCAATTCTCAACGTTGCTCAAAAGGAGAATATTTCTCATATCGTTATTGGTAAACCAAGGCATCGTACCCTTTACTCGATGCTGGTTTTGGGAAATTTTGTAAATAAACTAATTAGGCATAGCGGAAATATAGATGTATATGTTATGGGGTCGAATGCACCCCAGGATAGCCAGTACATGAAATATATTGGATTTCCTGCTTTTACATCAAACTTTTCTCAGTATTTCCTTGCGGGATTAATTACTATCATAACTGCTTTGGCTTTCTTCCCATTTCGAGAACTTGTTGCCTATCAGATAGTAGCCTTTACTCTTCTTTTTATAGTTTCAATTCTCTCTATATTTATGGGAATTGGTCCTATTCTCCTCTCGGCTACCTTAAGTGCACTTCTTTGGGATTATTTTTTTATACCACCATCTTTTACATTACATATAGGTAAACCAGAGGATGTGTTAATGCTGGTTATGTATTTTTTAATAGCTTTACTGAATGGGGTTTTAACTGCAAGGGTTCGTAATCAGCAACGATTGACAAGGGAGAGAGAAGAACGTACTAATGCTCTTTACAATCTTACTAAAGGATTATCTTTTGCCTCGGGAACTGATGAGGTTGTAAAAGTCTCTGCTGATGGAATAAATAAGTTCTTTGGGTTTAACAGCGCAATCATTCTTCAGGAAGGGATCAATGAACTTAACCCTAACATTGTAAATAAGACGGACTTAAAATTTTCAACTTCAGAATTAAGTATCGCATCTTGGGCGTTTCATAATCTGAAGAAAGCAGGTAAATACACTGATACCTTGCCCTCAACCGATTTTACATTCTATCCACTAAATACCAATAGAATGCATCTAGGTGTTGTAGCAGTTAAACATGTTAAGGCTTTCAATGCTGATGAGGAAGTTTTCTGGGATACATTTAAAACTCAAATTTCTAACGCTTTAGAACGAGAATTCTTGAATGATCTAGCTCGTAGGGCATCAATTCTGAACGAATCTGATAAGTTGTACAAAACACTGTTTAACTCCATATCGCACGAGCTTCGAATTCCTGTTGCAACTATTATGGGTGCTTCCGATTCGCTTTTGACGGTTAATCACGATGAGCAAACACATAAAAGTTTATGTAACGAGATTTTCACCGCTTCGGAACGCCTTAATCGCCTTATCGAAAATCTTCTTAATATGTCAAGGCTTGAATCTGGGAGGATATCTCCTCGGCTCGATTGGCACGATGTGAACGATTTGGTAAACAAGGTTACCGAAAACCTGAAAACGGAACTCCAAAATTTCAAATTGGAGGTTGTGATTCCCGATAATATGCCTTTGGTTAAGATTGATTTTGGATTGATTGAGCAGGTAATTCATAACCTATTATTCAATGCAACTCAGTATTCGCCGCATAAAACCACAATTAGAATCAAAATATACTATGATAAGCCTAATTTGATTATATTAGTCATGGATCGTGGCCTTGGTTTTCCTAAAAATGCTATTCCTTTTGTATTTGATAAGTTCTATAGGGTTGACGGAACAAAATCAGGAGGTACAGGTTTGGGCTTATCTATTGTTAAAGGGTTTGTGGAAGCCCATAACGGAACTGTAAAAATTGAGAATAGGCAAAATGGGGGATCAAAGATTACAATTAAAATCCCCACGGGTATACCAGATCTTGGATTAATCAAAGATGAATAA
- a CDS encoding SnoaL-like domain-containing protein produces MEKEEVKKTALSVSYAILDGRWDDLANLLDDNFTYTGDGFIFSKDEYIGFMQDMKAAFSNLRMEFPHILVDGDQVSVRFISRAVNTGKFMGAPANKRNLEVHGIFIRKVKDGKVMQEWQTTDLLGVMKQIGFGALMGYSVFVGLFNVKQKRPVRKH; encoded by the coding sequence ATGGAAAAAGAAGAAGTAAAAAAAACGGCATTATCTGTATCATATGCCATCTTAGATGGAAGATGGGACGACTTAGCCAATTTGTTAGATGATAACTTCACCTACACTGGAGATGGTTTTATTTTCAGTAAAGATGAGTACATAGGTTTTATGCAGGATATGAAGGCTGCATTCTCGAATTTAAGAATGGAATTTCCTCACATTCTTGTGGATGGTGACCAAGTATCTGTTCGATTTATTTCTAGAGCAGTAAACACTGGTAAATTTATGGGAGCACCTGCCAATAAAAGGAATTTGGAAGTCCATGGCATTTTTATTAGAAAAGTGAAGGATGGTAAGGTAATGCAAGAATGGCAGACGACAGACTTATTGGGGGTAATGAAACAAATTGGTTTCGGTGCTTTAATGGGGTATTCTGTTTTTGTTGGATTATTTAATGTGAAACAAAAACGACCTGTTAGAAAACACTAG
- a CDS encoding RNA methyltransferase codes for MVDIIAKGFYEVMEEGRYLDQVSSHWIKQNSEWNGFTKGFFAESLMEVVRWWRLLETSVNITLGAKSKDSYRLMVLTYFLVKAKDERVNEFFQPSLRDDILKYYEQIKDNRIISESVPDWLDSLATSELGDSWNNEIKALNSLPPIVLRANTLKTTRSDLFKRLAAEGFHVSNLDYPDALILNKRADIFKSKTFFEGLFEVQDASSQGVAPFLQVEPGMRVVDACAGHGGKTLHIASLMKNKGKILALDNADWKLEELMKRAIRAGVSIIEPRPITTTKVVKRLKDKADRLLLDVPCSGLGVLRRNPDSKWRLTPEKIQEIKVLQAYILDKYSQMVKSGGKMVYSTCSILPSENQQQVQSFLSRVNGSFILEEEKSISPALSEFDGFYMARMRRVS; via the coding sequence ATGGTTGATATTATCGCCAAGGGTTTTTATGAGGTGATGGAGGAGGGGAGATATTTGGATCAGGTAAGTTCTCATTGGATTAAGCAAAACTCTGAGTGGAATGGTTTTACCAAAGGATTTTTTGCTGAATCGTTGATGGAAGTTGTGCGTTGGTGGAGACTTCTGGAAACATCTGTAAACATCACTTTAGGGGCAAAGTCTAAAGATTCGTATAGATTGATGGTACTTACCTATTTTCTGGTAAAGGCAAAAGATGAGCGAGTTAATGAGTTCTTTCAACCCTCGTTACGAGACGATATACTGAAATATTATGAGCAGATAAAAGATAATAGAATCATTTCTGAGTCTGTCCCTGATTGGCTCGATAGCTTAGCCACGAGTGAACTAGGAGATTCATGGAACAATGAGATAAAAGCGTTGAACTCCCTGCCCCCCATTGTTTTACGAGCAAATACCCTTAAAACAACAAGAAGCGATTTGTTTAAACGACTTGCTGCTGAGGGGTTTCATGTTAGTAATTTAGACTATCCCGATGCGTTAATACTGAATAAACGAGCAGACATCTTTAAATCAAAAACCTTTTTCGAAGGGCTTTTCGAGGTGCAGGATGCATCATCGCAAGGGGTTGCACCATTCCTTCAGGTTGAACCCGGAATGAGAGTTGTTGATGCCTGTGCTGGGCATGGAGGTAAAACGCTTCACATTGCAAGCCTGATGAAGAACAAAGGGAAAATTCTGGCACTTGATAATGCTGATTGGAAACTCGAAGAGTTGATGAAACGGGCTATCCGTGCTGGTGTTTCAATAATAGAACCACGTCCGATTACTACTACAAAAGTTGTTAAACGTCTAAAGGATAAGGCTGATAGACTTTTACTTGATGTTCCCTGTTCAGGTTTGGGTGTTCTGAGGAGAAATCCCGATTCAAAATGGAGGCTAACCCCAGAAAAAATCCAAGAAATTAAAGTATTACAAGCATATATTCTCGATAAATACTCACAGATGGTTAAATCAGGAGGTAAAATGGTTTACTCTACATGTAGTATCCTCCCATCTGAGAATCAGCAACAGGTACAGTCATTTCTTTCTAGAGTTAATGGTTCATTTATCCTAGAGGAAGAAAAATCGATCTCTCCTGCACTCAGTGAGTTTGATGGATTTTATATGGCAAGAATGAGGAGAGTGAGTTGA
- a CDS encoding DUF47 family protein: MNIDTILKFFVPKDHSFYPLFEKDALNLIKTAEVLKLLLGTENIELQETYIKQIKELEKIGDDVTHTIFDQLNKSFITPFDREDIQQFASNIDDVVDTINGVAQRIRLYKPKTYIPVYLEFAEIIYQAAKEIEFSVNHLTDPSGNKDKITKSCISINTLENKADELYHMGISLLFENEKDPFELIKKKEILETLEKAVDKAEDVSDAIKTILVKMA, from the coding sequence ATGAACATAGATACAATTTTAAAGTTCTTTGTGCCAAAAGATCATTCTTTTTATCCTCTATTCGAGAAGGACGCACTAAACCTAATTAAAACTGCCGAAGTATTAAAACTTTTACTTGGCACAGAAAATATTGAACTGCAAGAAACCTATATAAAACAGATTAAGGAACTCGAAAAGATTGGTGATGATGTTACGCATACCATATTTGATCAATTAAATAAATCTTTCATCACTCCATTCGATAGGGAGGATATTCAGCAATTCGCATCGAATATTGACGATGTGGTTGATACAATTAATGGTGTTGCACAAAGAATCAGGCTTTACAAACCTAAAACCTACATCCCTGTTTATTTAGAGTTTGCTGAAATTATATATCAAGCAGCAAAAGAAATTGAGTTTTCAGTCAATCATTTAACTGATCCGAGTGGTAATAAGGATAAAATCACCAAATCCTGTATTTCAATTAATACTTTAGAAAATAAAGCTGATGAACTATACCATATGGGTATTTCATTGCTTTTTGAGAACGAAAAGGATCCATTCGAACTAATTAAGAAAAAGGAAATTCTTGAAACATTAGAGAAAGCTGTTGATAAAGCGGAAGATGTTTCAGATGCTATCAAGACAATTCTTGTGAAGATGGCGTAG
- the miaB gene encoding tRNA (N6-isopentenyl adenosine(37)-C2)-methylthiotransferase MiaB translates to MDFNEEQGTLFDNIDNQPNDDRPKVFIETYGCQMNVNDSEVIASILHANGYAITNDINSADVILINTCSIRENAETRVWGRLDVFKQVKKRKPSVLVGVLGCMAERLKENLIEEQKVVDLVVGPDAYRELPVLLRAAEAGQKGINVLLSREETYGDISPVRLDKNGVSAFVSIMRGCNNMCSYCVVPYVRGAERSRDPKTIIREVQELIDAGYREVTLLGQNVDSYSWKEEGVIGHYIKDHYIKKEGGIIGQYINKEGGLLTHHVNFPELLEMVARLSPKLRVRFSTSHPKDLTNEVLYTMAMYENICNHIHLPVQSGSTRILELMNRGYTQEFYMDRIKAIRTIIPDCAISTDFIAGFCTESELDHDQTLTLMEWARFDFAFMFKYSERPNTKAARKLPDDVPEDIKSRRLTEIIELQGKLSEDSKKGEIGKSFEVLIEGESKKSTNDFFGRTSQNKVVVFPRLNYKIGDYVFVEITDCTPATLLGRIVEE, encoded by the coding sequence ATGGATTTCAACGAGGAGCAGGGTACACTATTCGATAATATTGATAATCAACCCAACGATGATAGACCAAAGGTTTTTATCGAAACCTATGGCTGTCAGATGAATGTTAACGATAGTGAGGTGATAGCCTCGATACTTCATGCAAATGGCTATGCAATAACCAACGATATTAATAGCGCTGATGTTATACTTATTAATACCTGTTCCATCAGAGAGAATGCAGAAACTAGGGTTTGGGGAAGGCTAGATGTTTTCAAACAGGTGAAAAAACGGAAACCATCTGTACTCGTTGGCGTGCTGGGATGTATGGCAGAACGATTAAAGGAGAACTTGATTGAGGAACAAAAGGTAGTTGATCTAGTTGTTGGCCCCGATGCTTACCGCGAACTTCCAGTGCTTCTAAGAGCCGCTGAGGCTGGACAGAAAGGAATTAATGTTCTACTATCTAGAGAAGAGACTTATGGTGATATAAGTCCCGTTAGACTTGATAAGAATGGGGTTTCGGCTTTTGTATCTATTATGAGGGGTTGCAATAACATGTGTTCATACTGCGTAGTTCCTTACGTTCGTGGTGCTGAACGAAGCCGTGATCCTAAAACCATTATCCGAGAAGTTCAAGAGTTAATTGATGCTGGATACCGCGAAGTAACCTTACTTGGTCAAAATGTTGATTCGTATAGTTGGAAAGAGGAGGGCGTTATTGGCCATTACATAAAAGACCACTACATAAAGAAGGAAGGCGGAATAATCGGTCAATATATCAACAAGGAAGGTGGGCTATTAACCCACCATGTAAATTTCCCTGAACTGCTTGAAATGGTAGCAAGGCTAAGCCCCAAATTACGTGTAAGATTTTCGACCTCTCATCCCAAAGATCTTACCAACGAGGTTTTGTATACCATGGCCATGTATGAAAACATTTGCAATCATATCCATTTGCCAGTTCAATCAGGTTCAACACGAATCCTTGAATTGATGAATAGAGGATATACTCAAGAGTTTTACATGGATAGGATTAAGGCCATTCGTACTATTATTCCAGATTGCGCCATATCTACCGATTTTATTGCTGGCTTTTGCACCGAATCAGAGCTTGATCATGATCAAACGCTTACCCTTATGGAGTGGGCAAGATTTGATTTTGCATTCATGTTCAAATACTCAGAGCGACCAAACACTAAGGCCGCCCGTAAATTACCCGATGATGTTCCAGAGGATATAAAAAGCCGTAGACTTACAGAAATTATTGAACTCCAAGGAAAACTTTCCGAAGACAGTAAGAAAGGAGAGATTGGTAAAAGTTTTGAGGTGTTAATTGAAGGAGAATCAAAAAAATCAACTAATGATTTCTTTGGCAGAACATCACAAAACAAAGTTGTTGTTTTTCCAAGATTAAACTATAAGATTGGTGACTACGTGTTTGTAGAAATTACGGATTGTACACCAGCTACGTTGTTGGGAAGAATCGTTGAAGAATAG
- a CDS encoding helix-turn-helix transcriptional regulator → MKRYQLDGTFYYCPVDLTLSVIGGRWKGLVFWNLRESPKRYGELKKILVGINDKMLTQVLRELEKSGVVNRKVYEVIPPKVEYSLTKEGEKLLPVMQLMSQWGEKFEI, encoded by the coding sequence ATGAAACGATATCAATTAGATGGAACATTTTACTATTGTCCTGTAGATTTAACGCTATCTGTTATTGGTGGCAGATGGAAAGGCTTAGTTTTTTGGAATTTAAGAGAGAGTCCAAAGAGATATGGAGAATTAAAAAAAATATTGGTGGGGATAAACGATAAAATGCTAACACAAGTATTGAGAGAACTTGAGAAAAGCGGTGTAGTAAACCGAAAAGTATATGAGGTTATACCACCAAAGGTTGAATATTCCTTAACCAAAGAAGGAGAGAAATTGTTACCAGTTATGCAGCTTATGTCTCAGTGGGGAGAGAAATTTGAGATTTAA